Proteins encoded together in one Halothermothrix orenii H 168 window:
- the argH gene encoding argininosuccinate lyase encodes MMKLWGGRFSKQTHKLMEEFNSSLSFDKRLYSYDIKGSIAHVKMLSRTGVLSKSEAETIIKGLQEIKEEIDEGIISLEGRYEDIHSLVEKNLIDKVGAVGGKLHTARSRNDQVALDTRLYLRDEIFNIQELLIIFLKTLLELGEKYKKVVMPGYTHLQRAQPVSMGHHLLAYYFKLKRDYDRLNDNMKRVNVLPLGCGALAGTTFPIDREWVARELGFEKIALNSIDGVSDRDYIIEFMGIAASIMVHLSRFSAELILWSSSEFSFIELDDSFTTGSSIMPQKKNPDVAELVRGKSGRIFGNLVQLLSLLKGLPLAYNKDMQEDKEALFDTIDNLKIILEIFPPMLKTMKVNKDRLYRAANRGFVNATDLADYLARKGVPFREAHGMVGKAVLYALEKDKELNQITIEEWNQLFPDYGDIFDKGLSEILDVNTSLNNRKSSGGPAPEEVERVISIEREWIESFT; translated from the coding sequence ATGATGAAATTATGGGGTGGCAGGTTCAGTAAACAGACCCATAAACTTATGGAAGAATTTAATTCATCTCTTTCTTTTGATAAAAGGCTTTACAGCTATGATATTAAAGGGAGTATCGCCCATGTTAAAATGCTGTCCAGGACTGGTGTTTTATCTAAATCTGAAGCAGAAACAATTATTAAGGGTTTACAGGAGATAAAAGAAGAGATAGATGAAGGTATAATTTCTCTGGAGGGTCGATATGAAGATATTCACAGTCTGGTAGAAAAAAATTTGATAGATAAGGTTGGGGCAGTAGGGGGAAAACTCCATACTGCCCGTAGTAGAAATGACCAGGTGGCCCTGGATACCAGGCTTTATTTGCGTGATGAAATCTTTAATATTCAGGAACTGTTAATAATCTTTTTAAAAACCCTCCTTGAGCTGGGTGAAAAATATAAAAAGGTAGTTATGCCCGGATATACCCATCTTCAAAGAGCCCAGCCGGTATCAATGGGCCATCATTTACTGGCTTATTATTTTAAGTTAAAAAGGGATTATGACAGGTTAAATGATAATATGAAGCGGGTTAATGTTTTACCCCTTGGATGTGGAGCCCTGGCAGGGACTACTTTCCCCATTGACAGAGAATGGGTTGCCAGGGAGCTGGGGTTTGAAAAGATAGCCCTCAATTCTATAGATGGGGTTAGCGACCGGGATTATATTATAGAATTTATGGGTATTGCGGCTTCAATAATGGTTCACCTGAGCAGGTTTAGTGCTGAATTAATCTTGTGGTCTTCAAGTGAATTTAGTTTTATTGAACTGGATGACAGTTTTACCACCGGGAGTAGTATTATGCCCCAGAAGAAAAATCCCGATGTTGCTGAATTGGTCAGGGGTAAAAGTGGCAGGATATTCGGGAATTTAGTTCAATTACTGTCCCTGCTTAAGGGGTTACCTCTGGCTTATAATAAAGATATGCAGGAGGATAAAGAGGCCCTTTTTGATACAATTGATAACCTCAAGATTATTTTAGAAATATTCCCGCCGATGTTAAAAACGATGAAGGTAAACAAGGACCGGTTATACCGGGCCGCCAACCGGGGATTTGTTAACGCAACTGATTTAGCTGATTATCTGGCCAGGAAAGGGGTTCCCTTTCGTGAAGCACACGGGATGGTGGGAAAGGCTGTCTTATATGCCCTGGAAAAAGATAAAGAATTAAACCAGATAACTATCGAGGAATGGAACCAGCTTTTTCCGGATTACGGTGATATATTTGATAAAGGTTTGTCAGAAATTCTTGATGTAAATACGAGTTTGAATAATCGTAAGTCTTCGGGAGGACCAGCTCCTGAGGAAGTGGAGAGGGTAATCAGTATAGAGAGGGAGTGGATTGAATCATTTACTTAA
- a CDS encoding AEC family transporter codes for MGIIINQILVLFLIIFLGFVLRKKQLINEEINKGLSNILVDVTLPALIISSMAIEFNPDIMDNIKKIGFISIASYLTVIALVLIFTSKLSLPSKRKTVFKFLLIFGNVGYMGYPVIDTIYPELGILYAVINNIIFNVLVWTFGIYLFIKDEKGSNIKLHNLVNNGLIAVVIGFILFLGNIKLPLPIEGALDKVGEMTFPLSMIIIGSSLTNVRFKTIIKDYYLYLLCLLKLIAIPLIGFLILIQFDLPQIIRDISVLLLAMPAAASGVIFAEKFEGDYKFASEGVFITTLFSLVTIPLFIWLTRIY; via the coding sequence ATGGGTATTATAATAAATCAAATACTGGTCTTATTTTTAATTATTTTCCTGGGTTTTGTACTCAGAAAAAAGCAATTAATTAATGAAGAAATAAATAAAGGGCTTTCCAATATACTGGTAGATGTAACCTTGCCGGCCCTGATAATTTCATCTATGGCCATTGAATTTAATCCAGATATCATGGATAATATAAAGAAAATAGGTTTTATTTCAATAGCAAGTTATTTGACGGTAATTGCACTGGTCTTGATATTTACCAGTAAGTTATCCCTGCCTTCTAAAAGGAAGACCGTTTTCAAGTTTTTGCTTATTTTTGGAAACGTAGGGTATATGGGGTACCCTGTTATTGACACCATATACCCTGAACTGGGTATCCTCTATGCAGTTATAAATAACATTATCTTTAATGTACTTGTATGGACTTTCGGTATTTATCTCTTTATAAAAGATGAAAAAGGTAGCAATATTAAGCTACACAACCTTGTAAATAATGGACTGATAGCAGTTGTTATTGGATTTATTTTATTCCTTGGTAACATTAAACTTCCACTCCCGATAGAAGGGGCCCTGGACAAAGTAGGTGAAATGACCTTTCCCCTGTCAATGATAATTATAGGAAGTTCCCTTACTAATGTCAGGTTTAAAACCATTATAAAAGACTACTATCTATATCTGTTATGCCTGCTAAAATTGATAGCAATTCCACTGATCGGATTTTTAATTTTAATACAGTTTGATCTACCACAAATCATAAGGGATATCAGTGTGCTATTACTGGCTATGCCAGCAGCTGCCAGTGGTGTTATTTTTGCAGAAAAATTTGAGGGGGATTATAAATTTGCCTCTGAAGGTGTCTTTATCACAACTTTATTTTCCCTGGTAACTATACCCTTATTTATCTGGTTGACCCGTATCTATTAA